Proteins from a genomic interval of Schistocerca piceifrons isolate TAMUIC-IGC-003096 chromosome 3, iqSchPice1.1, whole genome shotgun sequence:
- the LOC124788275 gene encoding cuticle protein 38-like, whose amino-acid sequence MNTLIVLSAVLAAAVATPGYLGAAPAAVVAPAAYAAPAVVAAPVHPGYAAYGPAPIAVRSDGYLLDTPDVAVNKAAHLTAVAQTRARDAIIHGAAVLAAPAVAAPVAYAAPGALAAAAHLHAKAALLG is encoded by the exons ATGAACACTCTG ATCGTCCTGAGCGCCGTCCTGGCAGCGGCAGTGGCCACCCCCGGCTACCTGGGTGCCGCCCCCGCTGCAGTAGTAGCGCCggccgcctacgccgcccccgcagtGGTCGCCGCCCCCGTCCACCCTGGATACGCTGCCTACGGCCCCGCCCCCATCGCCGTCCGCTCTGACGGCTACCTGCTGGACACCCCTGACGTGGCTGTGAACAAAGCCGCCCACCTGACCGCCGTCGCCCAGACGAGGGCCCGCGATGCCATCATCCACGGCGCTGCTGTGCTGGCCGCCCCCGCCGTAGCCGCCCCcgtggcctacgccgcccccgGAGCCCTCGCGGCCGCCGCCCACCTTCACGCCAAAGCTGCTCTGCTGGGCTGA